GTGTCCGGGTGCAGACGCATCGCACCGAGGCTACTGCCGATCCGGTGCGTCTCTACTTTATGCGGGTACTCTCGCCGGATCACAGCAACCGGGGAAACGTGCACGCCGTGGCCTCTGCCGAGATAACCCCCGTAGGCAGCACCACCTGCCTTAAGCCGTGGATGTTTCCGGACAAGTGGGACGATGTCGACAATGACAGCATCTGGGATCCCGGTGAATACTACGATCCCGATGTCACCGGCTACCGTGTGCCGAACGATGTCGGCACAGTCATAACACTCAAATATGACGCCGGCGGCTCCACGCCGAAGATGGGCTGGTATCAGCCGATTCGATTCGGACCGGTCAACCGGGGCGGCCCGGACTGTTCCGGCGCCGACTGCTATCGCACCTACATTTATGATTGCGAACCGTATCTGGTAGCGATCGGCGACACCATGGAGTTCGAGATGGGCAATATGGTGGGACCGACACGGCAGGGCTGGAGCGAGCTCCACGCGATGGATCCGGACGCTTACTATAACGCCGCTACCGGCACGATCGAGAATTCGGCTTACAGTGTCAGTCCACGGCTCATAAAAGTTGCCATGTACGATCCTACCGCAGGGGTCATCACCAGCAGCACCGGAGGATCAGAGAAGTATACGGTCGTGACCAAGATCGGCTACCTGTTTATCGAGGCGCCGCCCGAGAGCGGGAGCTCGATGCCGGTTACGGCCCGGTTTATTCGCTACGCCTCGTCGGGCAACCCATGTCCCGAATGCCCGGAAGGCTTCCTATTTACAGCTCGCTTAGTGGAGTAGAATCGCACGAGGAATCGATGTCAGACCTGCTGTCTGTTTTGATCGTCAACGGCGGTGAGGATACCGCCAGCCAGTTTGAAGCGCTGCCTGATGTACAGCTCGCCAGCGCCGAGCTCAGCCCCGATGCCTGGAACGAGGCGTTGCGGCAGCAGACGCTCGATATATTGGTGGTCGAGCTCAACACCAGGTCCGACTTCACGGCCACGCTTAATCGGATCGAGAAGACGCGTGTGGAGTTCCCCGACCTCTCAATATTCGTGACGTCAACAAACAAATCGCCTGAGCTTATCATTGCCGCGATGCGTTCGGGAGTGCAGGAGTTCCTGACCAAGCCGATCAACCAGCACGAATTCAACCAGGCCGTGGAGCGCAGCCGGAAGCGCAAGCATGCCTCCGGCGGTCGCGGCCACACCGGCACGCTCATTTCCGTCTTTTCCAAGACCGGGGGTGTAGGTGTGACCACGCTGGCCGTCAACCTGGGCGTGGCGCTAGCCCAGAGTGCGTCGAAACGAGCCGCGCTGGTTGACCTCAATCTGCAGCATGGCGACGCCGCCAGCCTGCTTAATCTGGAACCCAAGTACAGCATTGTGGACGCCTGTGAATCCGGCGACCAGGTGGACGACGACAAGCTCCAAAGCTGCATGGCGCCGCATCCGTCGGGGCTGTTCATACTCTCGGAACCGCCTCATCCGGCCGCGTCCGAAGAGGTTTCTGCGCAACAGATTCAATCCGTGCTGCAGAAGCTCATGACAGTCTATCCCTACGTAGTAGTTGATTTGCCGCACAATTTCGACCCACGGGTAATGGTCGCACTGGACCTGTCCAGCCTCATCCTTCTCACCACCGTCGCCACTATTCCGGCGCTGCGCGCCTCGCGAAAGGTCCTCTCGCTCTTCCACGAGATGGGCTACTCGCCGGATAAAGTGAAGCTGGTAGTCAATCGAGTCAGCAAGGTGGACCGTATCGAGGCCAAGGAAGTGGCCCGCACGCTCGACTACGAAGCATTCTGGAATCTGCCCAATAACTACATGGCGACCTCAGATGCCCTGAACACCGGCACGCCGCTGGTCGCGCAGAAGCGGCCCAGCAATGTGGCGAAAAGTATCATGGAGATGGCTGAAATCGTTAGCCGTCTGGGCTCCCACAGCCGCCCCTCAACGAGTAAGGAACGGTAAGTATGTTTAAGTTCAGACAGAACTCAACCGTCACGCGAATTCCGGTCAGCAAACACGACGAACCGGCAGCGCCCAAAACCGATGTCCTCCCGCAGCGCCGCGACGTATTCCAGGAATTGAAAGTGCGCTTGCACCGGCGACTGATCGACCGGTTGGAGTTGACCGCCCTGGCCTCGCACGACCGCGGTATGCTGCGCCAGCAGATTCGTGACGCCGCCGAGGTACTTATCAAGGAAGAAGGCGTGTTCCTCAATCCTGAGGCCAAGGAGCGACTGATAAACGAGATTCTGAACGAAACCCTCGGTCTGGGACCGATCGAACAGCACATGTCCGACCCGGAGGTGACCGACATTCTGGTGAACGGT
This genomic stretch from Candidatus Zixiibacteriota bacterium harbors:
- a CDS encoding pilus assembly protein TadG-related protein, with product RGPVSMVALFAFAVLAIDMSLIQLAKNQLQNAADAAALAAAIEYGITYGDASAAVNAAIDMAGRNRAIQTTQQPVIITEDDVSFPGGSRVRVQTHRTEATADPVRLYFMRVLSPDHSNRGNVHAVASAEITPVGSTTCLKPWMFPDKWDDVDNDSIWDPGEYYDPDVTGYRVPNDVGTVITLKYDAGGSTPKMGWYQPIRFGPVNRGGPDCSGADCYRTYIYDCEPYLVAIGDTMEFEMGNMVGPTRQGWSELHAMDPDAYYNAATGTIENSAYSVSPRLIKVAMYDPTAGVITSSTGGSEKYTVVTKIGYLFIEAPPESGSSMPVTARFIRYASSGNPCPECPEGFLFTARLVE
- a CDS encoding AAA family ATPase, yielding MSDLLSVLIVNGGEDTASQFEALPDVQLASAELSPDAWNEALRQQTLDILVVELNTRSDFTATLNRIEKTRVEFPDLSIFVTSTNKSPELIIAAMRSGVQEFLTKPINQHEFNQAVERSRKRKHASGGRGHTGTLISVFSKTGGVGVTTLAVNLGVALAQSASKRAALVDLNLQHGDAASLLNLEPKYSIVDACESGDQVDDDKLQSCMAPHPSGLFILSEPPHPAASEEVSAQQIQSVLQKLMTVYPYVVVDLPHNFDPRVMVALDLSSLILLTTVATIPALRASRKVLSLFHEMGYSPDKVKLVVNRVSKVDRIEAKEVARTLDYEAFWNLPNNYMATSDALNTGTPLVAQKRPSNVAKSIMEMAEIVSRLGSHSRPSTSKER